The Vidua chalybeata isolate OUT-0048 chromosome 21, bVidCha1 merged haplotype, whole genome shotgun sequence genome contains a region encoding:
- the TMEM203 gene encoding transmembrane protein 203, whose translation MLFSLRELVQWLGFATFEIFLHGLALLAFSVLLVLKVDGAAAALSWWIVFVPFFAADGLSTYFTTIVSVRLFQDGEKRLAVLRLFWILTILSLKFVFEMLLCQKLVEHTRELWYGLIMSPVFILLQLLMIRACRVN comes from the coding sequence ATGCTGTTCTCCCTGCGCGAGCTCGTGCAGTGGCTCGGCTTTGCCACCTTCGAGATCTTCCTGCACGGGCTGGCCCTGCTCGCCTTCTCCGTGCTGCTCGTGCTCAAGGTGGACGGCGCGGCTGCCGCGCTCTCCTGGTGGATCGTGTTCGTGCCCTTCTTCGCCGCCGACGGGCTCAGCACCTACTTCACCACCATCGTGTCCGTGCGGCTGTTCCAGGACGGCGAGAAGCGCCTGGCGGTGCTGCGGCTCTTCTGGATCCTCACCATCCTCAGCCTCAAGTTCGTGTTCGagatgctgctgtgccagaaGCTGGTGGAGCACACGCGGGAGCTCTGGTACGGGCTCATCATGTCGCCCGTCTTCATCCTGCTTCAGCTGCTCATGATCCGGGCCTGCCGCGTGAACTga
- the LOC128798394 gene encoding ectonucleoside triphosphate diphosphohydrolase 8-like encodes MLARKKSFTGAIIGALVALSIIALVLSLVRIEDVTLPPTVKYGMVFDAGSSHTSLFVYEWDSDKENDTGVVSQTLSCDVHGQGISSYANNPPEAGNSLRECLDKALEVIPAEKQRDVPAYLGATAGMRLLREQNSSATEQILAEVAGTMQEYPVAFKGARILTGEEEGAYGWITINYLLDSFTKYSPKAHTWLHPEAANILGALDLGGASTQITFIPEGSVLSQSEASEFTLYGYRYNIYTHSYLCYGQNEMLQRLAKELIVESSPSTRVDHPCYPKGYKETVSLSSFRASPCTDGSDPRLPRGDSTVTLEGRGNASGCLAALRKLFNFSACGQSQDCTFDGVYQPPLRGQFIAFSAFYYNFKFLNLTEGQPLAVVREAIEGLCTRSWEDLSSSYPEENPKRLPKYCANANYILTLLLDAYKFNETSWNNIFFQMKAGGADVGWTLGYMLNLTNMVPAEAPARLKGHRSSLWAAAIAFIILTLVLGLAALLLQLWV; translated from the exons ATGCTGGCCAGGAAGAAGTCCTTCACCGGTGCCATCATCGGGGCACTGGTGGCACTCTCCATCATCGCCCTGGTTCTCAGCCTGGTGAGGATTGAAGATGTGACACTGCCACCCACGGTCAAG TATGGGATGGTGTTTGATGCGGGCTCATCCCACACCTCTCTGTTTGTGTACGAGTGGGATTCAGACAAGGAGAACGACACTGGAGTGGTCAGCCAGACCTTGTCCTGTGATGTCCATG GGCAAGGCATATCAAGCTATGCCAACAATCCCCCTGAAGCTGGCAATTCCCTAAGGGAGTGCTTGGATAAAGCCCTGGAGGTTATTCCTGCTGAGAAGCAGAGGGATGTCCCAGCTTATCTTGGAGCAACGGCTGGCATGAGGCTACTGAG GGAACAGAACAGCTCAGCAACAGAGCAAATCCTGGCTGAGGTCGCTGGAACCATGCAGGAGTACCCTGTGGCTTTCAAAGGGGCTCGGATCCTTACCGGAGAGGAAGAGGGGGCCTATGGCTGGATCACCATCAACTACCTGCTGGACTCCTTCACCAAG TACTCTCCCAAAGCACACACATGGCTTCATCCGGAGGCAGCCAACATTCTTGGGGCACTGGATCTTGGAGGAGCATCCACTCAAATCACCTTTATACCCGAAGGTTCAGTACTGAGCCAGAGTGAAGCCTCTGAGTTCACCCTGTACGGGTACAGATACAACATCTACACTCACAGCTACCTCTGCTACGGGCAGAACGAGATGCTGCAGCGGCTGGCGAAGGAATTAATTGTG GAGTCGTCCCCCAGCACACGAGTCGATCACCCCTGCTACCCAAAGGGCTACAAGGAGACCGTGTCGCTGTCCTCCTTCCGCGCCAGCCCTTGCACGGACGGCAGCGACCCGCGCCTGCCCCGGGGCGACAGCACCGTCACCCTGGAGGGCAGGGGCAACGCCAGCGGCTGCCTGGCAGCCCTCAGGAAGCTCTTCAACTTCTCGGCGTGTGGCCAGAGTCAGGACTGCACCTTTGACGGCGTCTACCAGCCCCCGCTCCGGGGGCAGTTCATC GCCTTCTCTGCCTTCTACTATAACTTCAAGTTCCTGAACCTGACGGAGGGGCAGCCGCTGGCTGTGGTCAGAGAGGCCATCGAGGGGCtctgcacaaggagctgggaggat CTCTCTTCCAGCTACCCCGAAGAGAATCCCAAGCGACTGCCGAAATACTGTGCCAACGCCAACTACATCCTCACACTCCTCCTCGACGCCTACAAGTTCAATGAGACCAGCTGGAACAATATCTTCTTCCAGATGAAG GCGGGGGGCGCCGACGTGGGCTGGACGCTGGGGTACATGCTGAACCTCACCAACATGGTCCCAGCCGAGGCGCCAGCCAGGCTGAAGGGCCACAGGTCTTCCCTTTGGGCTGCAGCCATCGCCTTCATCATCCTCACTCTCGTCTTGGGGCtcgctgccctgctcctgcagctgtgggtgtAG